The following nucleotide sequence is from Halobacillus mangrovi.
CTCTTGACGGTCAAAGCAGGTATTAATTATTGGCTTGCTCTAGTTCTTGCTTGTCTGATCACCTGTGCGATCGGTTTTCTTGTTGGACTTGTCGCTTTAAGGACGAAAGAGCATTTTTTCGCGATCTATACACTCTGTGTCGGCTACATCATTTACTTAGTGATCGATAAGTGGGACAGTTTGACAGGAGGAGTGCGCGGACTTATAGGAATACCGGCCCCAGCAAACATCGGACCGATCGCCTTTGATACGGATCTCTCCCAGTATTATTTGATTCTCTTTTTTCTAATCCTTACCGTTCTCGTCATGTACCGGATCGTCCATTCTCTTTCTGGAAGAACATTCATCGCGATTCGTAATAGCGAAGAGCTCGCTCAGACTATTGGGATCTCGACCATGAAGAACAAACTTCTCGCCTTTGTTCTTTCTACTTTCTTTGCCGGCTTAGCAGGAGCTTTATACGCCTCCTTCATCAGGTTCATTGGTCCTGATATCGGCTACATCACAATCATTTTTGACTTTCTGACTTATCTGCTTGTTGGAGGGATCGGAACGTTGGCCGGTCCTATCGTTGGGACATTTTTAATCGTGACCGTTTCGCAGTCTCTTCAATTTTTACAAGATTACCGAATGTTAATTTTTGGTCCATTACTAACTTTGCTCATCATCTTCTATCCGAGAGGAATTGCTGGAGCTTTTATTGACTGGAGAATGAAGCGTTCGCTGAAAAAATCTGTAGCGATGAAGCAAAAGAAGCGTTACGTCCAGCCACAGGCCGATTCGGATACGGAAAAGAGAATTAAGGAGGGGTGATACGAAGTGTTCATTGAAACGAAACAGCTTACTAAAAAATTTGGTGGTCTGGTGGCTGTCAATGGAGTCGATTTTTCCATTGAAAAAGGAAAAATCAATGCCATCATTGGCCCGAATGGAGCGGGGAAATCGACGTTTTTCAATTTGGTGAGCGGCAGTTATCAACCAAGCTCAGGCCAAGTCTTTTATAAAGGAAAAAACATTACGAAGCTCCCACCAAATAAAATTGCGGAACTCGGAGTGGCGAGGACTTTCCAAACGACAAATTTGTTCGAGCAGGCCACGGTCTTAGATAACGTCCTTGTCGGCCACCGGCTGAGAACAAACTCGAGTTTACTTGATGCTGTATTGCGGACAAAGCGGTTCAAAAGAGAAGAGCGGCGATGTATGGAAAAAGCAATGGAAGTCCTCGATTTTGTTGGATTAACTCATGTTTCAGATAAGCTCGCCGGAAACATCACCCAGGAAGAAAAGAAGCGGGTCGCTTTCGCTCTTGCGTTAGCTACTGATCCCGAGGTCGTCTTCTTAGATGAACCCGCTGCAGGTATAAATCCCGGCGAAACTGAAGGTCTGGCTGAACTGATGGAAAAGATGGTCGGGCGAGGGATTACCGTCTGCCTCATTGAGCACAAAATGAAAATGATTATGAAGCTTGCCGACAAAATCATGGTTCTAAATTACGGAGAAAAGATCGCTGAAGGCACCTCAGATGAAATCCGCAACAACCAAGCCGTCATAGATGCTTACCTTGGGGGTGAGGCAAGTGCTTGATATGAAAAAGGTGTCAGTCACGTACGGCAGTTACAACGCCGTTGAAGATGTGAACATTAACGTTGGTCAAGGAGAGCTGGTGGTGCTGCTCGGTTCAAATGGTGCAGGAAAGAGTACGACATTCAATGCGATCAGTGGATTGAAAAAGCCGAGTACCGGCACCATCCGTTTTGAAGATGTCAGCTTGGACGGCCTATCACCCGACCGAATAGTCAAGGCGGGTGTCGTCCAATGTGCAGAGGATCGAAAGCTTTTTCCGCAAATGAGTGTACACGAAAACTTGATTATGGGAGCGTATGTGCACCGACGTAAACGAAAACAGGTCAAGCAATCCATTGAACATGTTTATGAGCTGTTTTCGATTTTGCATGAAAAGAAAGACAATGCGGCCGGATCGTTAAGTGGTGGTCAGCAGCAAATGCTCGCGATAGGGAGGGCCCTGATGGCAAAGCCGAAATTGATGCTCTTAGATGAGCCTTCTATCGGCCTTGCACCGCTCATTGTCGAGCAAATGTTTGATGTCATTCAAAAGATCAATAAGGAAGGAACGACGGTGCTTTTAGCGGAACAAAATGCGTACGCGGCTTTGAGGATCGCTGATCGAGGCTACGTATTTGAGAATGGTTCTGTCGTTGTTCAGGGCTCGGCGGAGGAGCTTCTTGAAAATGATACGGTTCGAAAAGCGTATATTGGTGCTTAAGGTCAAGAGGAACATCCATTCAAATGAGGAGGATAACCAATGAAAGGAATTCGAATTTCAGCGTTTTTACTCGTGTTATCGTTTCTGTTGGTGGCGGCCGGATGTATTGATAATCCATCATCCAATCAGGCTTCAAGTGAAGGCGAAGCGGAAAGTGAAACGGAAGCTCCTGAAGTAGCGGAAGGAGAGGAAATCGTTAACATCGGCTATACAGGACCGTTAAGCGGACCAGCTGCCTATTATGGCGAGCGTACCCTGAACGGACTGAAAATCGCCGTCAATGAAATCAATGACAACGGCGGATTTGAAGTTGACGGACAAACGTATAAATTAAACCTTGTCAGTTTGGATGACAAATACTTACCGAATGAAACAGCAGCAAATGCTAAGCGTCTCTTGCAAGAGAACGATACGCCGATCATCTTTACTCCCCACAGCGGCGGAGTCAAAGCGATGCAGGTGTTCAATGAACAGCAGGATAAATTCCTGATTGGTGCTTATACAAGTGAACCGGCTGTAACAGAAGCTGGAAATTCACTTACCATCCGTATTCCTCCTAGTTATGACGGATACATCGAACCGTTTACGAGCTATGAAATGGATAAATTCGGAAAGAAAATAGCCGCACTGCCGACAGCATCTCAGTATGGGAAAGATTGGACGGAAACCTTACTTCCTTACTGGAAGGAGCAAGGAGGGGAAGTCGTTTACAACTCTTCCATTGATTTCTCTAAGGATACCGACTTTTTCACGCTCGTCACCAACGCATTAAAAAAGGATCCGGACGTCTTATTCATCGGCGGTCCATCAGAGCCAACGGCAAAAGTAGCCGATCAGGCAAGACAGCTTGGATTTGAAGGCGGCTTTATCGTCATGGACCAGGCAAAACTTGACGAAATGAAGACTGTTACAGGAGAGTATGAAACATTCAACGGAGCGGTTGGTGTTACGCCTTTAATCCACTCCGATTATCCAGGGACGGATGAGTTCATTGAAAAATACAAGAATGAGTACGGAGAAACGCCTGGCTCTGAAGCCGGCTACCACTATGTTGCGATGTACGCGTTTATGGAAGCGATGAAAGCAGCCGGAACCGTAGAAGACCCAGAGGCGATCCGCGCTCATGTCCAAGAAGGTCTTGATGCGGTGCCAAAAGAGAAAGAAGTGTACACGATTAAGGAAGTAACAGAAAAAGGTGGCTTCGTCACAGGGCTCAGAATAGCCGCAGTCGAAGACGGTGAAGTCGTTAACATGGATGTCGAAGAGTAAATGACTCTATATATCTATTAATTAGAAACCTATTCCATGAAGGCTCTCCTATTTGAAGGGGCATGAGAATACATGAATTCCGGGCATAAGTCCTTGTGCTTCCATTTTAATAGGCAACTTTAAGCCCTCCTGATCAATAGTTATTCTGTTGTAATTGATAACAGTAGTCGTTCCGTATGCTGAAGATTAAAGTTGGGAGGAAGGGAAACGGTGAGCCTCCAGTGGAATAAAAGTACATGGTGAGACTCCGGAGGTCGTTACGATCGTGGAGGCTCAGCGTACGCCCACGGAACGCGAGCCGTTTCCCTGCCTCACTTCCGCTCATTTTCATAAACGGAACCGGATTCTTTAGAAGCATTCAAGAATGGCTTTTTCTTCATACCATGACGAGGAGGATGCACAAATGATGAACTTTGAACTTTCAGAAGAGCAGAAAATGGTCCAGCAGGTCGTGCGTAAATTCGTTGACAGAGAAATCAATCCCTATATTCAGGAATGGGATGAAAAAGGTCACTTTGAGCCATCGATTATGAGACGACTCGCTGAACTTGATTTGATGGGGGTTTGCATACCTGAACAATACGGCGGAAGCGGCATGGATTACAATACCCTTGCTATCGTATGTGAAGAGCTGGAGCGTGGAGATACAGCCTTTCGCACCGCCGTATCCGTACATACTGGTTTAAACAGCATGACCCTTCTTCAGTGGGGAAATGAAGCGCAAAAACAAAAATACCTTATCCCTCAGGCAAAAGGAGAAAAAGTCGGAGCGTTCGGTCTTACTGAACCGAATGCCGGATCTGATGTCGCTTCATTAAAGACCACAGCCACAAAAGAAGGCGACTATTATATCCTGAACGGGCAAAAAACGTGGATTTCTCTCTGCGATCATGCCGATCATTTTCTTGTTTTTGCCTACACAGACAAGGGTGAACGACACAAAGGCATATCGGCCTTTATCGTTGAACGGACGATGCCCGGATTTACGTCCCAAGGGATCAAAGGCAAGCTTGGGATTCGGGCGGGAAATACGGGAGAGCTGTTTTTTGATCATGTGAAAGTCCCGAAAGAAAACTTGCTTGGAGAAGAAGGAGAAGGCTTCAAGATCGCCATGTCCGCCCTGGATAATGGACGCTTTACTGTTGCTGCCGGAGCTTGTGGTCAGATTCTGGCGTGTCTTGAAGAAAGCGTAAAGTACTGTCACGAGCGTGAAACTTTCGGAAAAGAAATCGGCAAGCATCAGCTTGTTCAGCAAATGATCGCCAAAATGGAAGCAGGCTATCAAATGTCCCGTCTGCTTGTATTCCGCGCAGGAGATTTAAAAAACAAAGGAAAACGCAATACAAGAGAAACTTCATTAGCCAAATGGCAGGCGTGTGATTTTGCTAACGAAGCTGCTAATGACGCGGTTCAAATCCATGGAGCCTATGGCTATTCCAACGAATATCCAGTGGAACGTTTTCTGAGAAACTCAAAAGCTCCTGTCATCTATGAAGGGACAAGAGAGATTCACACCGTTATGCAGGCCGAATATGTCCTTGGCTACCGCTCCGACAAGCCGTTATCCAAACCACTTCCAGCTTGGCCTTATGATGAAATAAAAGAAGAAGTTGATCGTTAAAAAACAAAAAAACCACCCGAAGGCGGTTTTTCTGTACTTATGATGGGATGGCTGTATTTTCCTCAGCGGTTTGTTGCAGGCGCTGGCGTTTTGATTTTCTGAAATGAAGCAGTTCGTAAAAGACTGGCACAACCACAAGCGTCAGTACAGTTGCACCCGCAAGCCCTCCAATGACGACAACAGCTAAGGATTTAGATACTAAGCTGCCATCTTCTGTTGGGCCAAATAAAAGCGGAATCATGGCGCAAATCGTCGCAATAGCCGTCATAACTACTGGGCGGAGGCGGGTGCCGCAGGCCTCGATGATCGCTTCGCGAATAATCATTGTTTCTTCATTTTGTTTCACGCGGTCAATAAGCACGATGGCATTGGTAACGACAATACCAATCAGCATGAGAGCGCCAATCAGAGCGGTCGGGTCTGCTGGAACACGTGAGATCATAAGACCTAGCACAGCTCCGATGGAAGCAAGCGGTAAAGTGATCAAAATGGCTAAAGGAGCTTTAAAGGTTTTAAATGTCAGCACCATAATGAGATAGACGATTAAGATTGAAGCTAACATGGTGAGCCCGAGATCCTGAAAGTCGCTCGCTTGCTGTTCAGCAGCTCCACCTTTTTCAATGGAGATACCAGCTGGTAAGTCAATCCCGGTTATTTTTTCATCTATTTCTTTTGCGATGACAGAAAGCTCTGATGGCTTTACTTCAGCGGTAACACGAACATATAAGTTTCCATCTTTGTGAAGGATGGTACTCGGCTTTTCCTGTTGAGAAATCGTTGCTACGTCAGAGAGCGGAACAATGCCTTCATTTGTAGCCAGGGAAAGCCCTTTGAGGTCTGATAATGAATCGGGATCTATGCCTGCATTCAGGTAAACAGGCGTTGTCGTTTCTTCTTCTAAATGTACCGTTCCTATAGGATGGGGATTGATTAAAGAACGTATTTGCATAGCCGTCTGCTGGGCATTTGCTTTTTCTGTCTCCACTTGAACCGTATAAATTGGAGAGGTCTTCTCCTGGTTACTTGAAACTTTTTTTACACCTTTAACTTCTTCGATCTTCTCCATCATTGATTTGGAGGAGGCAAGAATTTCATCGGTATTGTTTCCTACTACATCATAGGTGATCGTAGAGTTTGAGGAGCCTCCAAATATAGAGGATGGCGACGCAGTAATCGTCACGTTCTTTTCTGATTTTTTCGCTTCATTTACTTGATCAATGAAGGCTTCTGCATTTGCATTCTCTTCCATGATCACGGTGTAAGTAACCGTGTCTGGATCAGTGACTTGACCGTATTGGGCTGCTTCCTCATTCGATCCGTATTGGGTAAGCAGATAATCGTAGCCTTCGAAGTCAGTCAATTTGTTTTCAAAATCCACCATCCGTTGGGTAATCTCATTCTTCGGTGTATCACTTGGAAACGTCATTGTAACGGAAACAAGGGAAGCGTCGTTTGCACTTGTCGCTGCTTTTGGTAAGGCCAGGTATAGACCTACAGAGCCAAGCAGCACCACTATAGCTAATAGAATCGGGACGAATTTATAGTTCAAAGACCATTTCAGCACGCTCAAGTAACGATTCGGTGTGTGAAGGGGCGGAAGCGTCGTATTTTTCAACATGCTTCTGCTTAAAAGCGGAACGACTGTTAAAGCTACGATCAAAGAAGCTAGAAGCGAATACGTTACCGTTAAACCAAATGGAAGCAGGAATGCCCTTAACGAACCATTGACGAGCCCCATTGGTAAAAACACCGCGACGGTTATCAGGGTAGAGGATGTGATTGCGCGTGAGACTTCTTTGGTTGCTTCTATAACATTTTCTTTCGTTAACTTCTGTGCTTGACTGCGTCTGAAGATGTTTTCTACAACAACGATACTATCATCTACCAATCTTCCGACGGCTACGGCTACTCCTCCCAACGTGAGGAGGTTCAACGTTACGCCGGAAAGCGATAGTAATAAAAGTGTGAGACCTAGAGATAATGGAATCGAAATGACTGTAACTAAGGTAGGCTTGAATTTTCTCAGGAACAACAAGATGACAAGAGTGGCGAATAAAGCTCCCAGTCCAACTTCCCGCACCATGCTGTTTACGGAATGTTCGACCATTCCGCCAGTTGTAAAGAGGACCGTTGCTTCTGCCCCTTCATAGTCGCGATTGATTCTTTCGACAACGCTTCTTACCTGCTCCCCAGCGGTCACGGCACTTGCGTTATTTTCTTTAAAAAGAATAACAGCCAGTGCTTCTTTTCCGTTGACTCGGGTGATGGTGTCGTCCGCTTTTATTTTCTCTACAGTGGCAATATCTTTAATCTGGACTGGAGGGACATCATTACTCGGCATAGGTAGAGGCAAATTTTTAATTGCGTCTAAAGAAGTCAAGTTGTCAGTCACGTTAATCGTACTTTTTTGACCGTCTATTGTCGTCGTTCCAGCTGATGCCGAGACGTCCTGACCTTGCAGCACCCCCATGACAGCATTGACTGGAATACCTAATTGTTCAAGTTTGTCATGATCCAGGTTGATTTGGACACGGGAACTATTTTCACCCATGACACTCGCTTGCGATAACCCTTCCTGATTTTCGAAGAGAGGCTGGAACTCATTCTTGACTTGTTCGATATTGTTTTTCGTCAGTCCATCAGCAAAGGTGACGGAGACCTGACCTACTGGAATCATAGATGTGTTAAGTTGGGAGATTTGAGGTTCCCCTACCCCTTCCGGAAGGCGTATGCCGCTAATCGCTTCCTCTACAGCATTTTTCGCTTCTTTCATGTCGGTCTTAGAATCAAAGTTAATGGTCACTTGAGAATATCCTTCTCCAGTCGACGACAATACAGAAGTTTTTCCGGATACGGATGAAACGGCTTGTTCTACTGGCTCTGTAATAGTCGAAGTCATCGAACCTGCATCAAAGCCCTGACCAAGGGTGACCACAGTCACTTGTGGGTTATCCGCTTCAGGCAGAAATTCCATCGGCAGTCGGAAATAGCTGATGGTTCCTATTAATAAAGTAATGATTACGAACAGCGACATAGCTGCCTTATTACGAAAAGCCCAGTTCGTTAACAATTGCATTTGTTTCCCTCCAGTTCATTAGATGGTTGATTTAGCTGAGAAGATCTTCGCAGCTTTGGCTCATCTAAAAGTTACTTGATTTTTTCTTTTCTTACAGCGCCCTGTAGGCTGATTTTGTACTACGTCCAGAGTCGTAGATACGTCGGAAATGAAGTGGCCTCCTTTTTTGGTCAGTGAACCCAAATTTAATTTTACTCAACAATGGGCTAACACATTCTATGAATTTATAAATTTATTGATAGATAGAAGGTGCTGGTTCATTTGTATGTAACACCCTCCCTGACCTCCTTCTTAAAGGTGATTTTATACCTACCACAAGAAAAGATGATATACCTGAGAGGTAGGAATTAAAACAAAAATTAATTTACACAGTTTACCATCAAAAAAGATAAATTTTCTGCGTGGTGTCCAGATGAGATAGGTGGAGGTGTAATGGGAAGGAAGCAGGCTCAATTGGAAGTTCAGAAAGTAAGTAATGATTCTACTATAAGGAGTGTTTGTAGTGAACTTTACATTTGACGAAGATATCTTGAATTTAAAGAAAAATGTCCGTGACTTCATCCAAACGGAAGTGGAAGCTGTTGCAATGGAAATTGAACGAGAAAACACCATACCACCTCAAATTATTGAGATGTCCAAGGAGATGGGGTTATTCGGTTTAAGCATCCCAGAAGAATACGGAGGGTTAGGGATTGGAATGGTCGGCAAATGTGCGCTATACGAAGAAATTGGAGCCACTCATAATGGTTACACCACCCTAATTGGCGGCCATACGGGGATTGGGACCGTAGGAATCGTTGAACTTGGGAATGAAGAGCAAAAGCGAAAATATTTACCTGCCTTGGCTCGCGGAGATTCCATTGGAGCTTTTGCGCTGACGGAACCGAGTGCGGGTTCAAACGCAACGAACTTAAAAACTACGGCTATCAAGAGCGGAGACCACTATATTTTAAATGGAACAAAGCATTATATTACCAATGCTACAGAGGCAGATGTTTTTACAGTTATGGCCGTCACAGATGCCAGTAAAGGAGCAAAGGGAATTACCTCTTTTATCGTAGAAAAGGATTTTCCTGGCTTTAAGGTGGGTGCAGTCGAGCCGAAGATGGGGCTGCATGGATCACATTCCGCAGAGATCCTATTGGAAGATTGTGAGGTTCCGGTTGAAAATGTCCTTGGTGAAGAAGGGCAAGGCTATGTGAATGCCTTAAAAATTCTTGCCAATGGCCGCGCTGGATTAGCAGCCAGAAACCTCGGGTCATGCCAGAAACTCTTG
It contains:
- a CDS encoding acyl-CoA dehydrogenase family protein, whose translation is MNFTFDEDILNLKKNVRDFIQTEVEAVAMEIERENTIPPQIIEMSKEMGLFGLSIPEEYGGLGIGMVGKCALYEEIGATHNGYTTLIGGHTGIGTVGIVELGNEEQKRKYLPALARGDSIGAFALTEPSAGSNATNLKTTAIKSGDHYILNGTKHYITNATEADVFTVMAVTDASKGAKGITSFIVEKDFPGFKVGAVEPKMGLHGSHSAEILLEDCEVPVENVLGEEGQGYVNALKILANGRAGLAARNLGSCQKLLDLSMQYTQEREQFGVPIIEHQAVAHMVSEMAVETEALRSFTYRVAWMVDQGKKVIKEAAMLKLYGSEVYNRVADKAVQVHGGIGYIADYPIERFFRDARITRIYEGTSEIQKNIIASQLKKEYSL
- a CDS encoding ABC transporter ATP-binding protein produces the protein MLDMKKVSVTYGSYNAVEDVNINVGQGELVVLLGSNGAGKSTTFNAISGLKKPSTGTIRFEDVSLDGLSPDRIVKAGVVQCAEDRKLFPQMSVHENLIMGAYVHRRKRKQVKQSIEHVYELFSILHEKKDNAAGSLSGGQQQMLAIGRALMAKPKLMLLDEPSIGLAPLIVEQMFDVIQKINKEGTTVLLAEQNAYAALRIADRGYVFENGSVVVQGSAEELLENDTVRKAYIGA
- a CDS encoding branched-chain amino acid ABC transporter permease; the protein is MMSFLKKRGWVFGLILLAIVFPFLSQNDYFLHVLTLSFIWMIAVYGLNLLAGYTGYLSLAHAGFFAVGAYALGLLTVKAGINYWLALVLACLITCAIGFLVGLVALRTKEHFFAIYTLCVGYIIYLVIDKWDSLTGGVRGLIGIPAPANIGPIAFDTDLSQYYLILFFLILTVLVMYRIVHSLSGRTFIAIRNSEELAQTIGISTMKNKLLAFVLSTFFAGLAGALYASFIRFIGPDIGYITIIFDFLTYLLVGGIGTLAGPIVGTFLIVTVSQSLQFLQDYRMLIFGPLLTLLIIFYPRGIAGAFIDWRMKRSLKKSVAMKQKKRYVQPQADSDTEKRIKEG
- a CDS encoding acyl-CoA dehydrogenase family protein, with the translated sequence MMNFELSEEQKMVQQVVRKFVDREINPYIQEWDEKGHFEPSIMRRLAELDLMGVCIPEQYGGSGMDYNTLAIVCEELERGDTAFRTAVSVHTGLNSMTLLQWGNEAQKQKYLIPQAKGEKVGAFGLTEPNAGSDVASLKTTATKEGDYYILNGQKTWISLCDHADHFLVFAYTDKGERHKGISAFIVERTMPGFTSQGIKGKLGIRAGNTGELFFDHVKVPKENLLGEEGEGFKIAMSALDNGRFTVAAGACGQILACLEESVKYCHERETFGKEIGKHQLVQQMIAKMEAGYQMSRLLVFRAGDLKNKGKRNTRETSLAKWQACDFANEAANDAVQIHGAYGYSNEYPVERFLRNSKAPVIYEGTREIHTVMQAEYVLGYRSDKPLSKPLPAWPYDEIKEEVDR
- a CDS encoding ABC transporter ATP-binding protein → MFIETKQLTKKFGGLVAVNGVDFSIEKGKINAIIGPNGAGKSTFFNLVSGSYQPSSGQVFYKGKNITKLPPNKIAELGVARTFQTTNLFEQATVLDNVLVGHRLRTNSSLLDAVLRTKRFKREERRCMEKAMEVLDFVGLTHVSDKLAGNITQEEKKRVAFALALATDPEVVFLDEPAAGINPGETEGLAELMEKMVGRGITVCLIEHKMKMIMKLADKIMVLNYGEKIAEGTSDEIRNNQAVIDAYLGGEASA
- a CDS encoding efflux RND transporter permease subunit codes for the protein MQLLTNWAFRNKAAMSLFVIITLLIGTISYFRLPMEFLPEADNPQVTVVTLGQGFDAGSMTSTITEPVEQAVSSVSGKTSVLSSTGEGYSQVTINFDSKTDMKEAKNAVEEAISGIRLPEGVGEPQISQLNTSMIPVGQVSVTFADGLTKNNIEQVKNEFQPLFENQEGLSQASVMGENSSRVQINLDHDKLEQLGIPVNAVMGVLQGQDVSASAGTTTIDGQKSTINVTDNLTSLDAIKNLPLPMPSNDVPPVQIKDIATVEKIKADDTITRVNGKEALAVILFKENNASAVTAGEQVRSVVERINRDYEGAEATVLFTTGGMVEHSVNSMVREVGLGALFATLVILLFLRKFKPTLVTVISIPLSLGLTLLLLSLSGVTLNLLTLGGVAVAVGRLVDDSIVVVENIFRRSQAQKLTKENVIEATKEVSRAITSSTLITVAVFLPMGLVNGSLRAFLLPFGLTVTYSLLASLIVALTVVPLLSRSMLKNTTLPPLHTPNRYLSVLKWSLNYKFVPILLAIVVLLGSVGLYLALPKAATSANDASLVSVTMTFPSDTPKNEITQRMVDFENKLTDFEGYDYLLTQYGSNEEAAQYGQVTDPDTVTYTVIMEENANAEAFIDQVNEAKKSEKNVTITASPSSIFGGSSNSTITYDVVGNNTDEILASSKSMMEKIEEVKGVKKVSSNQEKTSPIYTVQVETEKANAQQTAMQIRSLINPHPIGTVHLEEETTTPVYLNAGIDPDSLSDLKGLSLATNEGIVPLSDVATISQQEKPSTILHKDGNLYVRVTAEVKPSELSVIAKEIDEKITGIDLPAGISIEKGGAAEQQASDFQDLGLTMLASILIVYLIMVLTFKTFKAPLAILITLPLASIGAVLGLMISRVPADPTALIGALMLIGIVVTNAIVLIDRVKQNEETMIIREAIIEACGTRLRPVVMTAIATICAMIPLLFGPTEDGSLVSKSLAVVVIGGLAGATVLTLVVVPVFYELLHFRKSKRQRLQQTAEENTAIPS
- a CDS encoding ABC transporter substrate-binding protein, whose product is MKGIRISAFLLVLSFLLVAAGCIDNPSSNQASSEGEAESETEAPEVAEGEEIVNIGYTGPLSGPAAYYGERTLNGLKIAVNEINDNGGFEVDGQTYKLNLVSLDDKYLPNETAANAKRLLQENDTPIIFTPHSGGVKAMQVFNEQQDKFLIGAYTSEPAVTEAGNSLTIRIPPSYDGYIEPFTSYEMDKFGKKIAALPTASQYGKDWTETLLPYWKEQGGEVVYNSSIDFSKDTDFFTLVTNALKKDPDVLFIGGPSEPTAKVADQARQLGFEGGFIVMDQAKLDEMKTVTGEYETFNGAVGVTPLIHSDYPGTDEFIEKYKNEYGETPGSEAGYHYVAMYAFMEAMKAAGTVEDPEAIRAHVQEGLDAVPKEKEVYTIKEVTEKGGFVTGLRIAAVEDGEVVNMDVEE